In the Nicotiana tabacum cultivar K326 chromosome 16, ASM71507v2, whole genome shotgun sequence genome, one interval contains:
- the LOC107810331 gene encoding protein RADIALIS-like 3: protein MASWTTRQNKKFEEALALFDKETPDRWHNIARCVGGKSAEEVRRHYELLLKDIMQIENGQVPLPNYKAVGSNSRGYANEQRLLKNLKLQ, encoded by the exons ATGGCCTCATGGACTACAAGGCAAAACAAGAAGTTTGAGGAGGCGTTGGCTTTATTTGACAAGGAAACTCCTGACCGCTGGCATAACATTGCCAGGTGTGTAGGTGGAAAATCAGCAGAGGAAGTGAGGAGGCATTATGAGTTGCTTTTGAAGGATATCATGCAAATTGAAAATGGCCAAGTACCTTTGCCCAATTACAAAGCCGTTGGAAGCAATAGCAGAGGTTATGCCAATGAACAAAG GCTTCTGAAGAACTTGAAGCTACAGTGA